One window of Klebsiella quasivariicola genomic DNA carries:
- a CDS encoding phage portal protein produces MFLPQMFRGRQYSGNSFWEAMLGGVRSSQSKTGIIITPETALGLSAVRACVTLLAESVAQLPCELYRRDKNGGRQRATDHPVYDLIHSQPNRKDTSFEYFEQQQGLLGLEGNCYSIIERDGKGYPKELIPINPKKVIVLKGPDGMPYYELPEVGEILPMRMMHHVKVFSLDGYIGSSPIQTNADVLGLNLAVEEHAAATFRRGTTMSGVIERPKEAATIKSQDAIDRLLAKWTERHSGIHNMFSVALLQEGMSYKQLSQDNEKAQLLQSRQWGVEEVCRLYKIPPHMVQMLAKATNNNIEHQGLQFVMYTLLAWLKRHEGALQRDLLLPSERRDLYIEFNVSGLLRGDQKSRYESYALGRQWGWLSTNDIRRMENLPPIAGGDKYLTPLNMVDSAKILPGDKSPTAKQLAEIESLLARA; encoded by the coding sequence ATGTTCCTACCCCAGATGTTCAGGGGCCGACAATACTCGGGTAATAGCTTCTGGGAAGCCATGCTGGGCGGGGTTCGTTCAAGCCAGAGCAAAACTGGCATCATAATCACGCCGGAAACCGCTCTTGGACTTTCAGCGGTCCGGGCCTGTGTCACCCTCCTGGCGGAGTCAGTCGCGCAGCTGCCGTGCGAACTCTACCGGCGGGATAAAAATGGCGGGCGCCAGCGTGCGACGGACCACCCGGTTTATGACCTGATTCACTCCCAGCCCAACAGGAAAGACACCTCATTCGAGTATTTCGAGCAGCAGCAGGGGTTGCTGGGGCTTGAGGGAAATTGCTACTCGATCATCGAACGGGACGGAAAAGGCTACCCGAAAGAGCTGATCCCCATTAACCCGAAAAAGGTCATTGTGCTGAAAGGGCCGGACGGTATGCCGTATTACGAACTCCCGGAAGTCGGTGAAATTCTGCCGATGCGCATGATGCACCATGTGAAGGTCTTTTCTCTGGATGGCTATATCGGCAGTTCCCCCATTCAGACGAACGCCGATGTCTTGGGGCTGAATCTGGCCGTTGAGGAGCATGCGGCAGCGACATTTCGGCGCGGGACAACGATGAGCGGGGTGATAGAGCGTCCGAAAGAGGCTGCGACCATTAAAAGCCAGGATGCTATTGATCGCCTGCTGGCGAAATGGACCGAACGCCATTCCGGTATTCACAATATGTTCTCTGTGGCACTGCTGCAGGAGGGCATGAGCTACAAACAACTGTCGCAGGATAACGAAAAGGCGCAGCTGCTACAGTCGCGGCAGTGGGGCGTGGAAGAGGTCTGCCGGCTCTATAAAATCCCGCCACATATGGTGCAGATGCTGGCGAAAGCGACCAACAACAACATCGAGCACCAGGGCCTGCAGTTCGTGATGTATACGCTGCTGGCCTGGCTGAAACGCCATGAAGGTGCGCTGCAGCGCGATCTGCTTCTGCCCAGCGAACGCCGCGATTTGTACATCGAGTTCAACGTTTCCGGGCTGCTGCGAGGCGACCAGAAGTCACGCTATGAATCGTATGCGCTGGGCCGCCAGTGGGGATGGCTATCCACTAACGATATCCGGCGTATGGAGAATCTACCGCCAATTGCTGGCGGGGACAAATACCTGACGCCGCTCAATATGGTCGACAGCGCGAAGATCCTTCCTGGCGATAAGTCGCCGACAGCAAAACAGCTGGCCGAAATAGAATCCCTTCTGGCCAGAGCCTGA
- a CDS encoding terminase large subunit has translation MATYPNVNAANQYARDIVGGKILACQLTVLACQRHLDDLERAKDPHWPYRFDKNKAERFLRFAQKMPHTSGEWARRKLRIEFEAWQKFALGVPFGWVHKKTGLRRFSEIYIEVPRKNGKSAIAAAVGNYMFCADGEHGAEVYCGATTEKQAWKVFSPALQMVKKLPALRQKFSIKPWAKKMTRPDGSVFAPVIGDPGDGDSPSCAIIDEYHEHTTDALYTTMTTGMGAREQPMTLIITTAGYDITSPCYEKRTQVVEILRRTRNGEENETIFGLIYGLDDDDDWTTPEALIKANPNYGISVKADFLRAKQLLGMSTPGQTNKILTKHFNRWVSAKSAYYDLRKWMDAADKNLKLSDFEGEECWLGIDLASKVDLNAVVPVFRREIDGITHFYCVSPLFWAPEETIYSQETALKSTAERYQSFVRQGKLIPTDGGEVDYRLIFETILKLRNTVKIAQCPIDPYGATSLRHMLEEEGLEPVEIRQNFTHMSDPMREIEAALISGRFHHDGHPVMNWCISNIVGQYLPGSDDIVRPGKEGRQNKIDGAVGLMMGLGRAMLNSSVMTSVYDEEDIAC, from the coding sequence ATGGCTACCTATCCGAACGTCAATGCGGCGAACCAGTATGCGCGGGATATCGTTGGCGGGAAGATTCTGGCGTGTCAGTTAACGGTACTTGCCTGTCAGCGACATCTGGACGACCTCGAACGAGCAAAGGATCCCCACTGGCCCTACCGCTTCGATAAAAACAAAGCAGAACGATTTCTTCGTTTTGCCCAGAAAATGCCTCATACCTCAGGGGAATGGGCCCGGCGTAAACTCCGGATTGAATTTGAAGCCTGGCAGAAGTTCGCTCTTGGCGTACCGTTTGGATGGGTACACAAGAAGACAGGCCTGCGTCGTTTCTCTGAAATCTATATCGAGGTGCCCAGGAAGAACGGGAAATCCGCTATTGCCGCTGCTGTAGGAAATTATATGTTTTGTGCAGATGGCGAGCATGGTGCAGAAGTCTATTGCGGCGCCACGACTGAAAAACAGGCATGGAAGGTATTTTCTCCGGCGCTGCAAATGGTGAAAAAGCTGCCGGCATTGCGGCAAAAATTCTCGATAAAACCTTGGGCAAAAAAAATGACGCGCCCTGACGGTTCGGTTTTTGCGCCTGTGATCGGTGACCCGGGGGATGGTGATTCGCCATCATGCGCCATCATTGATGAATATCACGAACATACTACTGATGCGCTTTACACCACCATGACCACCGGTATGGGGGCTCGTGAACAACCGATGACACTGATCATCACCACCGCCGGCTATGACATTACATCCCCTTGCTATGAAAAGCGTACCCAGGTTGTCGAGATCCTGCGGAGAACCCGTAATGGCGAGGAAAATGAAACCATATTTGGGCTGATTTATGGCCTTGATGACGATGATGACTGGACGACTCCTGAGGCATTAATCAAGGCAAACCCCAACTATGGCATTTCGGTAAAAGCAGATTTTCTCCGGGCTAAACAATTATTGGGTATGTCGACGCCCGGGCAGACAAACAAGATTCTGACCAAGCATTTCAATCGCTGGGTAAGCGCAAAATCAGCTTATTACGACCTGAGAAAATGGATGGATGCAGCCGATAAAAACCTTAAGTTGTCAGATTTTGAAGGGGAAGAATGCTGGCTGGGTATAGATCTGGCCTCGAAAGTTGACCTCAATGCCGTGGTTCCAGTTTTTCGTCGTGAAATAGACGGAATAACACATTTTTACTGTGTTTCTCCTCTGTTCTGGGCACCAGAAGAAACCATTTACTCTCAGGAGACCGCGCTGAAAAGTACCGCAGAACGTTATCAGTCCTTTGTCCGGCAGGGTAAGTTGATCCCGACCGATGGTGGCGAAGTTGATTACAGGCTGATATTTGAAACGATCCTGAAGCTGCGGAATACCGTAAAAATTGCCCAATGCCCCATTGATCCTTATGGCGCGACTTCATTACGTCACATGCTTGAGGAAGAGGGGCTTGAGCCTGTCGAGATAAGACAAAATTTTACCCATATGAGTGATCCTATGAGAGAGATTGAGGCTGCGCTCATCTCGGGGAGATTCCATCATGACGGACACCCTGTCATGAACTGGTGTATTTCCAATATCGTCGGCCAGTACCTTCCCGGAAGTGACGATATTGTGCGTCCCGGGAAAGAAGGGCGGCAGAACAAGATAGATGGTGCGGTTGGTTTAATGATGGGGCTGGGGCGCGCCATGCTTAACAGTTCAGTGATGACATCCGTATACGATGAGGAAGATATAGCATGCTAA
- a CDS encoding phage terminase small subunit P27 family — MAGGIRSSGGGRKPTLPTGQKSKLTRIAPPAELMGEAAIRMWKTQSKILIDRGVFELEDAPLLLAYCNAFHLMLEAEKMLASGLTSESEMGGLKKHPAVNVRNDSVSQLARLGSLLGLDPLSRLRMTSGQKDPDDDGNEFDEFD; from the coding sequence ATGGCCGGAGGAATTCGATCGTCCGGTGGTGGCCGAAAACCCACTTTACCCACCGGGCAAAAAAGCAAATTAACACGTATTGCGCCTCCCGCTGAGTTAATGGGGGAGGCGGCAATAAGAATGTGGAAGACGCAAAGCAAAATACTCATCGACCGAGGGGTGTTTGAGCTGGAGGACGCACCTTTGTTGCTGGCTTACTGCAATGCTTTTCATCTGATGCTCGAAGCCGAAAAAATGCTGGCCAGCGGACTGACCTCAGAAAGTGAAATGGGGGGCTTGAAAAAACACCCTGCAGTTAATGTCCGGAATGACTCGGTTTCCCAACTTGCCCGCCTCGGCTCTCTGTTGGGGTTAGATCCGCTCAGTCGTCTTCGCATGACCAGCGGACAAAAGGATCCGGACGATGACGGGAATGAATTCGATGAGTTTGACTGA
- a CDS encoding HNH endonuclease, whose amino-acid sequence MPPRAKRPCRHRGCTAVTNDVSGFCEIHRQQHAGDGWRNYQPGKTRQERGYGRPWEIKRARIMKRDKYLCQNCRRDGIATKASSVDHIIPKAHGGTDDDFNLESLCWSCHSKKTATERTR is encoded by the coding sequence ATGCCTCCACGCGCTAAACGACCTTGCCGGCACAGAGGATGCACGGCAGTAACGAATGATGTCAGTGGGTTCTGTGAGATCCATCGGCAGCAACACGCCGGTGATGGCTGGCGTAACTATCAGCCCGGAAAAACTCGGCAGGAACGTGGTTATGGTCGTCCGTGGGAAATTAAACGGGCCCGTATCATGAAGAGGGATAAATACCTTTGTCAGAACTGCAGGCGAGACGGTATTGCCACGAAAGCCTCAAGTGTAGACCACATTATTCCTAAAGCTCATGGCGGTACGGACGATGACTTTAATCTCGAGTCATTGTGCTGGAGCTGCCACAGCAAGAAAACAGCAACAGAGAGAACCCGATGA
- a CDS encoding lysozyme, whose protein sequence is MSTRLRNSVIAAVGGGAIAIASALITGPTGNDGLEGVRYDPYQDVVGVWTVCYGHTGKDIMLGKRYTEAECRALLSKDLNTVARQIDPYIQKPIPETMRGALYSFAYNVGAGNFRTSTLLRRINQGDQKGACDQLRRWTYAKGKQWKGLVTRREIEREVCLWEQR, encoded by the coding sequence ATGTCAACAAGGCTGAGGAATAGCGTTATCGCTGCCGTCGGCGGGGGAGCCATAGCCATTGCTTCAGCGCTCATCACCGGCCCGACCGGTAACGATGGCCTTGAAGGTGTGCGATACGATCCCTATCAGGATGTGGTTGGTGTCTGGACTGTCTGCTATGGCCACACTGGCAAAGACATAATGCTCGGTAAGAGGTACACCGAGGCTGAATGCCGCGCGCTGCTTAGTAAAGACCTGAACACCGTTGCCCGCCAGATTGACCCATACATCCAGAAGCCGATCCCCGAAACGATGCGTGGGGCTCTGTACTCGTTCGCCTATAACGTCGGCGCTGGTAACTTTCGGACCTCAACGCTACTGCGCAGAATCAACCAGGGTGACCAGAAAGGGGCATGTGATCAGCTACGTCGCTGGACTTATGCCAAAGGTAAGCAGTGGAAGGGACTTGTTACCCGGAGGGAGATTGAGCGCGAAGTGTGTTTATGGGAGCAAAGATGA
- a CDS encoding phage holin, which translates to MTRMSTIYSRLSYGTGTALTGCGVSAKAYADTAKTEVWILADKIAGLTLSDWAIIVGITCTVITCGVNWYYRRKEREDRLNGYVNKAEE; encoded by the coding sequence ATGACAAGAATGAGCACCATATACAGCAGACTTTCCTACGGCACCGGTACCGCACTGACGGGCTGCGGTGTCTCCGCAAAGGCATACGCTGACACAGCTAAAACAGAGGTATGGATTTTGGCCGACAAAATTGCAGGGCTGACCCTGAGTGACTGGGCAATCATTGTCGGTATCACATGCACCGTTATTACCTGCGGCGTGAACTGGTATTACCGAAGAAAAGAACGAGAGGACCGGCTCAATGGCTATGTCAACAAGGCTGAGGAATAG
- a CDS encoding Kiwa anti-phage protein KwaB-like domain-containing protein has translation MSLFAMMNKNSAVKVYRIDTDRQTDIKIKKIFDDQLSLFESHHNTELVFEAGYTPSYNECSYIDNFDEGKILLDAVQRSTAMPLWTKNVGLNDITAFFMAPAYPQVKDKIAIQTFSKKQILNESRYLWLSKNSFTMSDLLGFNLDDKLVAILEGDKIKFRNFNNLRSIFDMSSYFAEATKQEISDFVNQPVFNIPVGFDLPALADNVIRKKVTLINKSKILVNHTVTEIKNAALTLNFPIKTTGSGNSEKIEMPTNKKEIKELLNFLDEDYFNSEITKQRFRSNSKRKA, from the coding sequence ATGAGCCTTTTTGCAATGATGAATAAAAACTCTGCTGTGAAAGTGTATCGTATTGATACCGACAGACAAACAGACATCAAAATCAAAAAAATATTTGATGACCAATTATCTCTTTTTGAAAGTCATCACAATACGGAACTTGTTTTCGAAGCCGGATATACCCCTAGCTATAATGAATGTAGTTATATAGATAACTTTGATGAAGGAAAAATACTTCTTGATGCAGTTCAGCGTAGCACCGCAATGCCTTTGTGGACAAAAAATGTTGGGCTTAATGATATAACAGCTTTTTTTATGGCTCCTGCGTATCCTCAAGTGAAAGACAAAATAGCAATCCAAACCTTTTCAAAAAAACAGATACTTAACGAGTCAAGATACTTATGGCTCAGTAAAAATTCATTTACGATGTCAGATCTTTTGGGTTTCAATCTAGACGATAAATTAGTTGCAATCCTTGAAGGAGATAAAATAAAGTTCAGGAACTTCAACAACCTGAGAAGCATATTTGATATGAGTTCTTATTTTGCTGAAGCAACAAAGCAAGAGATTTCTGACTTTGTAAACCAACCAGTTTTTAATATACCAGTGGGGTTTGATCTTCCAGCCCTTGCAGATAACGTCATAAGAAAAAAAGTCACATTAATAAACAAATCTAAAATATTGGTAAATCATACTGTAACCGAAATAAAAAACGCAGCGCTAACTTTGAACTTCCCTATAAAAACGACCGGCTCAGGAAACTCCGAGAAAATAGAAATGCCAACAAATAAAAAAGAAATAAAAGAGTTACTTAACTTCTTGGATGAAGACTATTTCAACTCTGAAATAACTAAGCAAAGGTTTCGATCAAATTCAAAACGTAAAGCATAA
- a CDS encoding antiterminator Q family protein, giving the protein MRDMYELLDRWGAWAASDNSGVDWQPIAAGFKGLLPHGKKTRQQCDDDEGIMIDGCVARLRKYKPEEYELIIAHFIIGISLRSIAKKRKCSDGTIRKELHKAMGFIDGIISMIL; this is encoded by the coding sequence ATGAGAGATATGTACGAACTATTGGACCGTTGGGGAGCTTGGGCGGCTTCTGACAATAGTGGTGTTGACTGGCAACCCATTGCTGCTGGGTTTAAAGGTTTGCTACCTCATGGAAAGAAAACACGCCAGCAATGCGATGATGATGAAGGTATCATGATTGACGGTTGTGTAGCGCGATTGCGGAAATATAAGCCAGAAGAGTATGAGTTAATTATTGCTCATTTTATTATCGGAATCTCCTTACGTAGCATCGCTAAGAAACGTAAATGCTCTGATGGTACCATCAGGAAAGAATTGCATAAGGCCATGGGGTTCATTGATGGTATCATTTCTATGATACTATAG
- a CDS encoding DUF968 domain-containing protein, whose product MRALLNVDIARHLGIVLLKPGSELMPLFGAGRVLVEIPPASMKKIPSGRLPDARQPLRDDMGIRPFFMKKAVITAAGGVSALESWLRRQVKNCQWTHSDYHHHELVPFRHSTGVIIACWHCDNELKNQTEQTLDQLVGVNNADWVIDTARIALGLDAQRSLSLAELCWWAVGAGIGDEITEEMARRSLRIKDDGIKSVYRESEIVPSVPATSILSPRLEKTIKPTAITTPGKPLVPVNVDPVAPATLFARPKRSRWLSADFISWVKTQPCMCCGQPADDAHHLIGWGQGGVGTKAHDVFTIPLCRKHHRALHHDPAAFEREYGTQPVLIIKLLDRAYSLGVLS is encoded by the coding sequence ATGCGAGCTTTGCTTAACGTGGATATTGCACGCCATCTTGGAATTGTGCTGCTTAAGCCGGGTAGTGAATTAATGCCGTTATTCGGTGCCGGCCGAGTTCTTGTTGAAATACCGCCGGCAAGCATGAAAAAGATACCCAGTGGACGTCTTCCTGATGCCCGGCAGCCGTTGCGGGATGATATGGGGATCAGACCTTTTTTCATGAAGAAGGCGGTTATCACTGCAGCTGGTGGGGTTAGTGCCCTCGAGTCATGGTTGCGTAGGCAGGTTAAAAACTGTCAGTGGACACATTCCGATTACCATCACCATGAGCTCGTCCCGTTTCGCCATTCGACGGGTGTAATAATCGCATGCTGGCACTGTGATAATGAGCTGAAAAACCAAACGGAACAAACCCTCGATCAACTGGTAGGTGTTAACAACGCTGACTGGGTAATCGACACTGCCCGCATCGCGCTTGGTCTGGACGCTCAGCGCTCATTGTCACTGGCGGAGCTATGCTGGTGGGCGGTAGGCGCCGGGATTGGCGATGAAATTACAGAAGAAATGGCGCGCCGATCCCTGCGTATTAAAGACGATGGCATTAAATCGGTTTACAGGGAGAGTGAGATTGTTCCGTCGGTACCGGCCACCAGTATTCTTTCTCCCCGTCTCGAAAAAACAATTAAGCCAACGGCAATAACAACGCCGGGCAAACCTCTGGTTCCTGTGAACGTCGATCCTGTTGCTCCGGCGACACTATTCGCGAGACCTAAGCGGAGCCGATGGTTATCAGCTGATTTTATCTCATGGGTTAAAACACAACCGTGTATGTGCTGCGGGCAGCCTGCAGATGATGCACACCATCTTATTGGCTGGGGGCAGGGCGGCGTAGGCACCAAGGCCCACGATGTTTTTACGATCCCATTATGCCGCAAGCACCACCGTGCTTTGCACCATGACCCTGCCGCTTTTGAGCGTGAATACGGCACCCAGCCGGTATTGATCATTAAATTGCTGGACCGGGCATACTCGCTCGGCGTTCTTTCCTGA
- a CDS encoding DinI-like family protein — translation MKVEITIDRQKKLPDGAVPALEKELLRRLDQNFNNCSLVIRRASSDRLTVLGGMDGDKKRVEEILQDTRESADDWFC, via the coding sequence ATGAAAGTGGAAATCACAATTGATCGCCAAAAAAAATTGCCGGATGGCGCTGTGCCTGCTCTGGAGAAGGAGCTACTGCGGCGATTGGATCAAAACTTTAATAACTGCAGTCTTGTGATTCGTCGGGCCAGCTCTGATAGGTTGACCGTGCTTGGTGGAATGGACGGAGATAAAAAACGTGTAGAGGAAATCCTGCAGGACACCAGGGAAAGCGCTGATGACTGGTTCTGTTAA
- a CDS encoding ParA family protein: MTNESNVNALIERQFEVADGNVSSLSLPKFDKYTVCNLRGGIGKTSLAFNLSYLADDALIVDTCPQGNLSYFFDNNYASSTSTTANDLLMPYFVPGLGFATRAAKLISSTNPWFAGKQNYFIQSDSQLYLLPTQMANALAQARTITGATQQVVIDNILFSLKKEIEREMTETETKKVLIDTSPFFSGATHLSWHATDALIVPVRTDQQSINSLRLLIDTLTKPTSEFRKTMPSDGHTPKIQMVVITHCGWSTVAGARNKPNQQTKMYIEAVREVIRQNISNFTTNDPNNHIVILDDFLGSGRMSSAKSKPLELLNPGDAMTVNRVRTSVNLSVNKIKNELKFIHNSIW, from the coding sequence ATGACTAATGAATCTAATGTTAATGCTTTGATAGAACGTCAATTTGAAGTTGCTGATGGCAACGTGAGTAGTCTTAGTTTGCCAAAATTTGACAAATATACTGTGTGCAACCTCCGAGGAGGTATTGGCAAGACGTCTCTGGCTTTTAACCTTTCTTATCTTGCAGATGATGCTCTAATTGTTGATACTTGTCCTCAAGGAAATCTGTCTTATTTTTTTGATAATAATTATGCTTCTTCAACCAGTACAACCGCAAATGATCTGTTGATGCCCTATTTTGTTCCGGGGCTTGGTTTTGCCACTCGTGCGGCAAAATTAATATCATCAACTAATCCTTGGTTCGCTGGTAAACAGAATTACTTCATTCAATCTGATAGTCAGCTTTACCTTTTACCTACCCAAATGGCAAATGCTTTAGCTCAAGCGCGAACTATTACTGGGGCAACTCAGCAGGTTGTTATTGATAATATTCTTTTTTCATTGAAAAAAGAAATTGAGAGAGAGATGACTGAGACAGAGACAAAAAAAGTTCTCATTGATACCTCACCTTTCTTCTCCGGAGCGACGCATTTATCTTGGCATGCTACAGATGCATTGATTGTTCCTGTGCGTACGGATCAGCAATCAATTAACTCACTGAGATTACTCATTGATACATTGACTAAACCAACATCTGAGTTCAGAAAAACAATGCCATCTGATGGTCATACACCAAAAATTCAAATGGTTGTCATCACTCATTGCGGATGGTCTACAGTAGCAGGTGCCAGAAACAAACCAAATCAACAGACAAAAATGTATATCGAAGCTGTAAGGGAAGTCATTCGTCAGAATATCAGTAATTTCACAACCAATGATCCTAATAATCATATTGTGATTCTTGATGATTTCCTTGGCAGTGGCAGAATGTCGAGTGCAAAGTCTAAGCCTCTAGAGCTTTTGAACCCTGGCGATGCAATGACTGTTAATAGAGTCAGAACCTCTGTGAATTTATCAGTAAACAAGATAAAAAATGAATTAAAATTCATCCATAATTCAATATGGTAA